Sequence from the Bacillota bacterium genome:
TCAATCACATTATCATCCACCGCCCGGACATCCACCAGAGACAAGTAACTGTATAGCTCCAGGAAGCTGTTGTGCATCCGGCGGGCACTGACAAAGCTACCTTCTACTTCACTGGCAGAGGGAAGATTGCCAGGGCTGCTTGGCGCGGGCTGATTTCGTTTCCCGACCAGCGCCTGGGTCAGGCCAAGGCTTATCTCGGACTCTCCGGCGCTGTTTGTTAGAATCACTACACCGAAGTTTTCTTCAGGAACGATGTTTACCTGGGCAGAAAAGGCGGCCGTGTTGCCACCATGTCCCAGGGTATAATGTTCACTGCCATCCCATTCGATAAAGCCGTGGGCAAAGCCTGTCAATCCCGGGCCCAGTGGATGGGTTGGCTGAGCATCTCATCAAGAGTGGAACGCTTGGTAAATAACGGGCCGGCCTCCCCATCAGCAGGCAGCAGTGCCAGGTCAAAGCGGGCCAAGTCCTCTGCGGTGCCGGTGACCGAACCAGCCGGGTAGGGGACCACGTAACTCCAGGGGCCAGGAGAAAAGCCATCTCTTCCGGGGAAATATGCCGTTGCCTTACTGTCCAAAAGCTCAGGTTTATCAGCAAGGGTAATGTGGGCAGAGGTAGTTTCCATTCCCAGAGGCACAAACACAGAATCCATCAGATACTCATAAAAGTCTTGCCCGAGAAAACCTTCAGCAATATATGCAGCAAGTGCAACTGCATAGTTAGAATATGCCGCTACAGTGCCCGGCTCATAGACCTGTTCAGGCTGAAACTCCTGAAGTGCCCTTTCCAATGCGGGCAGGGAATCGGAAACAGTAAGAATTACATCGAAAAGATAGTCTTCAAAGCCGGCGGTATGGTTCATGATGTTGAGCATTGTAATCGGCGTGTCGCTATTCAGCTTTTTCAGGAAACCCGCAGGTAGGTACTCCCTGATATCAGTTTCTAAATCGATTTGTCCTTGTTCCACCAACTGCATAATCGTCGTATAGACGAACAACTTGCTAACAGAACCATATTCAAATACCGTATTTGCCGGGTCCACCTTGATTTCATTGTCTATATCGGCATAGCCGTAGCCCTTGGATAGTACGATTTCGCCATCCTTGACCAGCACAACAGCTGCACCGGGAGTCGATTGCCCGATATGTGCTTCTACAAACTGGTCTACAAAACTCTCCACCTCCGCCAACGGTATCCCGGAGGGAGTTGTCCCCGAACCTGCCAACACTACCGGAGAGGAAGCAATAAGTAATATGAGAACCAAAAACGCCATTACGTTCAGTTTCATTAACACACCCCCTTTTAAAATAGTAAATACCAAAGCACACCATACTAAATATGTTTAAGGAAAGAAACTCTAGCTGTTCATTACCAAATTCTTTATTTGCTGTTTCAGTTTCGCGACCGTTTCCGCCTCGTGGACCTCCATCTCCCTTAACTTACGAATTACACCCAGGACTTCTCTCTGAACTCGGGAGACACTTTCCCGGGAATTATTGATTTTCGACTGCATTATCCAGTCGAAAATCAGTAGTTTAACAACCTTTGCCTCCAATTCATCCCGCCCCTGAAGCAATTCTTTTCGCATCGCTTCAATTTTGTGGAGTCGAAACACATCCTGACGGGCTGCATCTAGCTGCTGATTAATATCTGTGTACATAATTCAACCCCCTGCATTTAACATCCGTGTTTAACAAACACAACTCACTGTCCGGTCGACCTAATCGCGCTGTTTTGCTGCTTATTTCATGGAACTTGCCGGCACCATACTGTTCATAAAGAGCTTAATTTCTTCGGTGACCAGATCTGGTTTCAGCACCGGAAACATGTGATCCGTGCCTGGCAATATCTTATGGACGCTATTGGTTGATAAGCTTGCCAGATGCTTATGATTAGCCACTAATTTTTGATAATTTTTTGCCTTTGTCCGGGCATGTTCAGCTGTCAAAACCAATAGAGGCATATCGCCCAACTGCTTGTCCAGGTCTGTGTCCTTGTAATATTCCTTCAGCTCGTGCAAACTGTTGCGAGTGCAAATCTTGTTATAGAACATCTCTAGATTAGTCTTCATTATGTCTTCCGGATAGTGGCCCGTTTCTGCGACGTCCTTAAACGGATCAAAAGCCTTTAACCGCACCAGTAGCCTCAAGATTCCAGCGGTCCGCAAGAATGCCAGGAAGTAAAAAACCATTGCATTCATGAAGTAATAAATCGGTTTCTTTTCCAAGTGCGCCGAGTCCAAAAGCACGACACCCGCCACTTGTTCGGGGTAACGCTGGGCACACTGGAACACCTCAACTGCCCCCAGTGAGTGGCCGATTAATACATAGGGGCCCTTCTCCCCCGATTTGTCCAACAGCTCCATCAACTCACTGTTGATTTGTTCAAAAGTCCGGGGTGTGTTGGTAGATTCGCTCCAACCATAGCCAAACCGGTCATAGAGCACGACCCGGGTGGTTTGGGCGAGCTGGCAAAAAGTCCTATAGTACATACCCAAACTGAAGCTGCCAGCGCCACAACTGAAGACTAAAGTTGGCTCTCCCTCACCCTGGCCATAAATATGCATTTTACTTTCGTCGATAGTTAGCATTTTGCCAGGCGAAGGGTTTTTCTTTTCCTCACGCTTCCGTAACAGATGATGAATCACGGTGCTTGTTAGTAACAGCACCAGCAGAACCAAAACGATAGTCGGCCACATAATCTCTCCCCTTCCCCAGCAGTATATTTTTACTTATCTGCAAACAAAGCCATTTTCCCCGCCCCAAGGGAGGCAAATAGTTTGCTTAAATACAACAAAACCTGCCCTTACTCGGTAAAAGATATGTATGATATCATGTAAGCATAACATCGCAGAGGATGTGGACCATGAGACGCATTGATGAACGGGATATCATATTCTCGAGAATGAACTATCGTAAAGGCAGCCCGGAATATACGGACTATTACAAACGAAACCCAGAGAAACAGAGCATTGATGAAGAGTTCAGAGCAATGCCAGATATGGGTGGCAAAGGGACCGCCACCTATGACCCGCTTATATCACCGCTGGTTAACGCCTGCTTTGAGTTCCTCGGGGATATAAAGCATCTTTCTGAAAAAACCGCCAAGACATCGGCAACGGATGGAAAAATTGATTCTCGGTCAATGACGGCAAGGATTAAAGGGATTGCGCAGTTTTTCCGGGCTGACCTGGTGGGGATCACACGAATGCACAAAACCTATTATTACTCCCACCGGGGTAGAGAACCTCAAACCTATGGCGAGGAAATCGATAATTTCCACAAATACGGTATTGTCTTTGCCCTAGAAATGGACAAATCCATGATCTTCAGGGCCCCACAATTACCCGAAGCAATAACAGTGTCTAAAGGCTATATTGATGCAGCGGTAATTGGTATGGTCCTGGCCTACTACATCCGGGAATTGGGGTTCGAGGCAAGAAATCATATGGACGGCAATTATCTGGTTGTGGCGCCACTATTGGCGCGCGATGCCGGCTTAGGGGAAATTGGCCGCAACGGGCTCCTAATCACCCCGCAGTTTGGTCCCCGTGTCCGGCTAGGAGTTGTAACCACCAATCTACCATTAGATACAGATAGACCTACGGATTTTGGTATTGCCCAATTTTGCAGAGACTGTGAGAAATGCGTAAAAACCTGCCCCGGAAAAGCTATACCTTCCGGGCCTCCCGGGGAAATTGATGGTGCAAAACGCTGGAAAATCAATGCGGAAGAATGCTATCGCAAGTGGCGCGCCCTGGGCACCGACTGTGGTATTTGCCTGGCAGCCTGTCCATTTAGTGACGATATTCCAAAATCTCTAGTTGATCAAATTAAGGATTCAGAAACTGCCCGTAAAGAAATCCTTGTGCGCCACAACCGCAAACACGGAATCCGGCCTTATATCAAAGAAAAGCCCCCGTGGCTGTAGCCAATACATTTGTCCACAACACACTCTATGTCGCTTCATTATACCATGATAAGCTCTGAAAATAATAAGCTCGTTTTTGCTGGCAACTTAGCTCATTTTCCGGTCGAGACCTCTTCCCACCAGGTTTCAGCCGGAATTTTTGTGTTATACATTAGCGAACCACCAATTTGCGGGGTAGCGATATTGACATGGTTTTCCCTGGCCGCATTACGGGCACGTTGGATCGGTTCGTTCCAACTATGGAGGGAGATGCTAAACACTCCCCAGTGGATTGGCAGCATTATTTCTCCACGCAGGTCGATATGGGCCTGGACCGATTCTTCAGGCAACATGTGCATATCTGCCCAGCTCTCGTTATACTGGCCGCATTCCATTAAAGTTACTGCGAAGGGGCCGAATTGCTCGCCAATTTCCTTAAAGGTATCTGAGTAGCCGCCATCCCCACTGAAGTAGAGCCGGTGCTCCTGGCCGGCAATCACCCAAGACGCCCACAGGGTATTGTTGCGTTTCAGACCGCGGCCGGAGAAATGTCGGGCTGGAGTGGCAATAAAACTTACACCTGCCTGACTCCTGGACTCACCCCACCAATCAAGTTCGTGGATCTTTTCCCGCGGCACCCCCCAAGCACGTAAATGATTGCCCACTCCCAGGGGCACAAAGAACTCTTTCACCCGTGGATGAAGCGTTTTTATCGTTGCCTTATCCAGATGATCATAGTGATCATGAGAGATCACTACAGCGTCAATTGTCGGTAGTGCATCCAACTCCAACGGCAGCTCCCTGTTAAACCGTACCG
This genomic interval carries:
- a CDS encoding serine hydrolase, yielding MKLNVMAFLVLILLIASSPVVLAGSGTTPSGIPLAEVESFVDQFVEAHIGQSTPGAAVVLVKDGEIVLSKGYGYADIDNEIKVDPANTVFEYGSVSKLFVYTTIMQLVEQGQIDLETDIREYLPAGFLKKLNSDTPITMLNIMNHTAGFEDYLFDVILTVSDSLPALERALQEFQPEQVYEPGTVAAYSNYAVALAAYIAEGFLGQDFYEYLMDSVFVPLGMETTSAHITLADKPELLDSKATAYFPGRDGFSPGPWSYVVPYPAGSVTGTAEDLARFDLALLPADGEAGPLFTKRSTLDEMLSQPIHWARD
- a CDS encoding alpha/beta hydrolase, whose amino-acid sequence is MWPTIVLVLLVLLLTSTVIHHLLRKREEKKNPSPGKMLTIDESKMHIYGQGEGEPTLVFSCGAGSFSLGMYYRTFCQLAQTTRVVLYDRFGYGWSESTNTPRTFEQINSELMELLDKSGEKGPYVLIGHSLGAVEVFQCAQRYPEQVAGVVLLDSAHLEKKPIYYFMNAMVFYFLAFLRTAGILRLLVRLKAFDPFKDVAETGHYPEDIMKTNLEMFYNKICTRNSLHELKEYYKDTDLDKQLGDMPLLVLTAEHARTKAKNYQKLVANHKHLASLSTNSVHKILPGTDHMFPVLKPDLVTEEIKLFMNSMVPASSMK
- a CDS encoding 4Fe-4S dicluster domain-containing protein encodes the protein MWTMRRIDERDIIFSRMNYRKGSPEYTDYYKRNPEKQSIDEEFRAMPDMGGKGTATYDPLISPLVNACFEFLGDIKHLSEKTAKTSATDGKIDSRSMTARIKGIAQFFRADLVGITRMHKTYYYSHRGREPQTYGEEIDNFHKYGIVFALEMDKSMIFRAPQLPEAITVSKGYIDAAVIGMVLAYYIRELGFEARNHMDGNYLVVAPLLARDAGLGEIGRNGLLITPQFGPRVRLGVVTTNLPLDTDRPTDFGIAQFCRDCEKCVKTCPGKAIPSGPPGEIDGAKRWKINAEECYRKWRALGTDCGICLAACPFSDDIPKSLVDQIKDSETARKEILVRHNRKHGIRPYIKEKPPWL